A genome region from Crossiella equi includes the following:
- a CDS encoding SDR family NAD(P)-dependent oxidoreductase, producing MDLDLAGKRVLVTGASSGIGLAIVEAFLAEGAGVVAVSRKSTPELEGTGATFLSVDLSTPDGPRRMVEEVLAANPRLDVLVNNVGGGEASDADIADPFGGAAETWERALGLNLRSAVEATRAALPALVRSRGAVVNTSSSAARDPRGVPVSYAAAKAALNAFSRGLAEKVAEHGVRVNTVSPGSVRTPMITGAGGYMSRVAAVMGVDHDALVADIPSQTGMLTGALIEPAEIARTVLLLASPTMPSAVGANWVVDGGLLRTP from the coding sequence ATGGATCTGGATCTTGCGGGCAAGCGCGTCCTCGTCACCGGGGCGAGCAGCGGTATCGGGCTGGCGATCGTCGAGGCGTTCCTCGCCGAGGGGGCCGGGGTCGTCGCGGTGTCGCGGAAGAGCACGCCCGAGCTGGAGGGCACCGGCGCGACCTTCCTCTCCGTCGACCTCAGCACGCCGGACGGCCCGCGGCGCATGGTCGAGGAGGTGCTGGCGGCCAACCCGCGCCTGGACGTGCTGGTCAACAACGTCGGCGGGGGCGAGGCCTCCGACGCCGACATCGCCGACCCCTTCGGCGGCGCGGCCGAGACCTGGGAGCGCGCGCTCGGGCTCAACCTGCGCTCCGCCGTGGAGGCGACCCGCGCCGCCCTGCCCGCGCTGGTGCGGTCACGGGGCGCCGTGGTCAACACCAGCTCCAGCGCCGCCCGCGACCCGCGCGGGGTGCCGGTGTCCTACGCCGCCGCGAAGGCCGCGCTCAACGCCTTCTCCAGAGGACTGGCGGAGAAGGTGGCCGAGCACGGGGTCCGGGTCAACACCGTTTCCCCGGGCTCCGTGCGCACCCCCATGATCACCGGGGCGGGCGGCTACATGAGCCGGGTGGCGGCGGTCATGGGCGTGGACCACGACGCCCTGGTCGCCGACATCCCGAGCCAGACGGGCATGCTCACCGGCGCGCTGATCGAACCGGCCGAGATCGCCCGCACCGTGCTCCTGCTGGCCTCGCCGACCATGCCCAGCGCGGTCGGCGCCAACTGGGTCGTCGACGGCGGGCTGCTCCGCACCCCGTGA
- a CDS encoding CHAP domain-containing protein, which translates to MGVRKTFTTLAVLLAIGGGGLVTSANLAVADTRAALSTQALSGVRQSIVDNANREIGTTAAQCGKYSPNCPAQDWCAHFTNWVWRQSGAQQYPNTPVARGVGLWGQQRGLFKPRAQGATPGDIVVFGTPGSTPGGHVAIVTAVHADGFITTVNGNYGGTHSTNSKVVATRINPNTARSGAQNLPISGYVSPPGEESSVDVGPATTSSKATYQANTKTTEVFARGSGKEMTHVWNSGGKWSAWEAHQPDYQLATNPVSLYLEDTKTTEAFARNNSGELVHTWHEPGKGWTNWETIHGQKIVGEPVAVYNTHSRTPEVFARNGNNELVHTWHEYGKGWAAWETIGNWQLAGDPVAVYEPGTKTTEVFARGSQGELMHTWHHLGSGWADWESVNGGDKITGQPSVVYEASTKTVEVFARNTNNQLVHTWHAPGEGWSAYETLGDWRLASDPAGVYDPTTQTTEVFARGESGALIHLWHARGQGWSPWETLNPGTKFTGVPVPVYQPHIRTVEVFARGEDGRQLHTWHPYGKGWSDWSAIGDWTIAE; encoded by the coding sequence ATGGGAGTGCGGAAGACGTTCACCACGCTGGCAGTGCTGCTGGCGATCGGCGGCGGAGGCCTGGTGACCTCGGCAAACCTCGCTGTCGCCGACACCAGGGCCGCGTTGAGCACACAGGCTTTGTCCGGCGTGCGCCAGTCGATCGTGGACAACGCGAACCGGGAGATCGGCACCACCGCCGCACAGTGCGGCAAGTACAGCCCGAACTGCCCCGCGCAGGACTGGTGCGCCCACTTCACCAACTGGGTGTGGCGCCAGTCCGGGGCGCAGCAGTACCCGAACACCCCGGTCGCGCGAGGGGTCGGGCTGTGGGGCCAGCAGCGCGGACTGTTCAAACCCCGCGCTCAGGGCGCGACTCCCGGTGACATCGTGGTCTTCGGCACCCCCGGCAGCACTCCGGGCGGGCACGTGGCCATCGTCACCGCGGTCCACGCCGACGGCTTCATCACCACGGTCAACGGAAACTACGGCGGCACGCACTCGACCAACAGCAAGGTCGTGGCAACCCGGATCAACCCGAACACCGCGCGCTCCGGCGCCCAGAACCTGCCCATCTCCGGCTACGTCAGCCCGCCCGGTGAGGAGTCCTCGGTCGACGTCGGTCCGGCGACCACCTCCAGCAAGGCCACCTACCAGGCCAACACCAAGACCACCGAGGTCTTCGCCCGCGGCAGCGGCAAGGAGATGACCCACGTCTGGAACTCCGGCGGCAAGTGGTCGGCGTGGGAGGCCCACCAGCCGGACTACCAGCTGGCCACCAACCCGGTCTCCCTCTACCTGGAGGACACCAAGACCACGGAGGCCTTCGCCCGGAACAACTCCGGCGAGCTCGTGCACACCTGGCACGAGCCGGGCAAGGGCTGGACGAACTGGGAGACCATCCACGGCCAGAAGATCGTCGGCGAGCCGGTCGCGGTCTACAACACGCACTCCCGCACGCCGGAGGTCTTCGCCCGCAACGGCAACAACGAGCTGGTGCACACCTGGCACGAGTACGGCAAGGGCTGGGCGGCGTGGGAGACCATCGGCAACTGGCAGCTCGCCGGTGACCCGGTGGCGGTCTACGAGCCCGGTACCAAGACCACCGAGGTCTTCGCCCGGGGGTCGCAGGGCGAGCTCATGCACACCTGGCACCACCTGGGCAGCGGCTGGGCCGACTGGGAGTCGGTCAACGGCGGCGACAAGATCACCGGCCAGCCGTCGGTGGTGTACGAGGCCAGCACCAAGACCGTCGAGGTGTTCGCCCGCAACACCAACAACCAGCTGGTGCACACCTGGCACGCGCCCGGTGAGGGCTGGAGCGCCTACGAGACCCTGGGCGACTGGCGCCTGGCCAGCGACCCGGCGGGAGTCTACGACCCGACCACGCAGACCACCGAGGTCTTCGCCCGGGGCGAGTCCGGTGCGCTGATCCACCTCTGGCACGCCCGGGGCCAGGGCTGGTCGCCGTGGGAGACGTTGAACCCCGGCACCAAGTTCACCGGTGTCCCGGTCCCCGTCTACCAGCCGCACATCCGCACCGTCGAGGTCTTCGCCCGCGGTGAGGACGGCCGCCAGCTGCACACCTGGCACCCGTACGGCAAGGGCTGGTCCGACTGGTCCGCGATCGGCGACTGGACGATCGCCGAGTAG
- a CDS encoding terpene synthase family protein, whose translation MTSAPTPNLWCPFPVRANEHVRIEEVEDQLLDWALCAGLLADPAVRLRFTEAAFGECAAYVYPDAPDLLPYAKWLAWLFIADDEFDENRAPATGGIDQGVLPLLPLDLDTPTRPATAVTTALAELWRELAGPMPVPLRVRFRVHAEEYARSYATDAARARDGSAPDLGAYVALRRCSGAVETCVDLIERQPRARPANTSEQLRELRLAANDIVCWSNDVLSVGKEVRHGEMTNLVAVLHHATDMGWPAAVSAAAEMVNARTAEFDLLQQDLAWPGAPAQQIAFVEGLKSWIAGSLWWHRRSSRYHELPPMPVKSLV comes from the coding sequence ATGACCAGTGCGCCCACCCCCAACCTGTGGTGCCCGTTCCCCGTCCGCGCCAACGAACACGTCCGCATCGAGGAGGTCGAGGACCAGCTGCTGGACTGGGCGCTGTGCGCCGGGCTGCTCGCCGACCCCGCGGTGCGGCTGCGCTTCACCGAGGCGGCCTTCGGCGAGTGCGCCGCCTACGTCTACCCCGACGCACCCGACCTGCTGCCCTACGCCAAGTGGCTGGCGTGGCTGTTCATCGCCGACGACGAGTTCGACGAGAACCGCGCCCCGGCCACCGGGGGCATCGACCAGGGCGTGCTGCCCCTGCTCCCGCTGGACCTCGACACGCCCACCAGGCCGGCCACCGCCGTCACCACGGCGCTGGCCGAGCTGTGGCGGGAGCTGGCCGGACCGATGCCCGTCCCGCTCCGGGTGCGCTTCCGAGTACACGCCGAGGAGTACGCCCGCTCCTACGCCACCGACGCCGCCCGGGCCCGGGACGGCAGCGCGCCGGATCTCGGGGCGTACGTGGCGCTGCGGCGGTGCAGCGGCGCGGTGGAGACCTGCGTCGACCTGATCGAGCGCCAGCCGCGGGCACGGCCCGCGAACACCAGCGAGCAGCTGAGAGAGCTGAGGCTGGCGGCCAACGACATCGTCTGCTGGAGCAACGACGTGCTCTCGGTGGGCAAGGAGGTCCGGCACGGGGAGATGACGAACCTGGTGGCCGTGCTGCACCACGCCACCGACATGGGCTGGCCCGCGGCGGTCAGCGCGGCGGCGGAGATGGTCAACGCGCGGACCGCCGAGTTCGACCTGCTCCAGCAGGACCTGGCCTGGCCCGGCGCCCCGGCTCAGCAGATCGCCTTCGTCGAGGGCCTGAAGTCCTGGATCGCGGGCAGCCTGTGGTGGCACCGCCGGTCCAGCCGCTACCACGAGCTGCCGCCGATGCCGGTGAAGTCGTTGGTCTGA
- a CDS encoding erythromycin esterase family protein, giving the protein MSPTSEQAEVISWMAEHAIPLRSAEPGEGVADLAPLATALAGVQVVGLGEATHGTREFFTLKHRLVEFLVTKLGFTVFAIEAGWSNCRAVDDYVVHGAGSASEALNRLGYWTWDTDEVLTLIEWLREHNSALPVEQRVRFRGIDPVLERVGRESVADYLSAVDGDRAEAFLAAAEDLRTEFHTVNLRRIAGELFRYLWRKLPGVSADPDRVRALAARDTVRDIAAWLAEHPVEDDAWREARWHLWAIERAAELRALPLLGQQAGHLRDRFMGEAVRRILAERPGAKVAVWAHNGHLAAANRTRKEVSLGAELRAALGEAYYALALVTNEGGFQAVDLKTSRLAEFVMDPAEPGTVEWHLAQAGGDCALDLRAARDAPRMSRWLAGKNRMRAYGSMIGLWSALRKESAVVHLSTDFDGLAYLSRTTRARTREVEGQEAS; this is encoded by the coding sequence ATGTCACCCACATCGGAACAAGCCGAAGTCATCTCCTGGATGGCCGAGCACGCGATCCCGCTCCGCTCGGCCGAACCGGGGGAGGGCGTGGCCGACCTGGCCCCGCTGGCCACCGCGCTGGCCGGTGTCCAGGTGGTCGGTTTGGGCGAGGCGACGCACGGTACGAGGGAGTTCTTCACCCTCAAACACCGGCTGGTCGAGTTCCTCGTGACCAAGCTGGGGTTCACCGTGTTCGCGATCGAGGCGGGCTGGTCGAACTGCCGCGCCGTCGACGACTACGTCGTGCACGGTGCCGGGTCCGCGTCCGAGGCGTTGAACCGACTGGGGTACTGGACCTGGGACACCGACGAGGTGCTCACGCTCATCGAATGGCTGCGGGAGCACAACTCCGCCCTGCCGGTGGAGCAGCGGGTGCGCTTCCGCGGCATCGATCCGGTGCTGGAACGCGTCGGCCGGGAATCCGTGGCCGACTACCTCAGCGCCGTCGACGGTGACCGCGCGGAGGCCTTCCTCGCGGCCGCCGAGGACCTGCGCACGGAGTTCCACACCGTCAACCTCCGCCGGATCGCGGGTGAGCTGTTCCGCTACCTGTGGCGGAAGCTCCCTGGTGTCTCCGCCGACCCCGACCGCGTACGCGCACTCGCCGCCCGGGACACGGTCCGCGACATCGCCGCCTGGCTTGCCGAGCACCCCGTCGAGGACGACGCGTGGCGCGAGGCGCGGTGGCACCTGTGGGCCATCGAACGCGCCGCGGAGCTGCGCGCTCTGCCGCTGCTGGGCCAGCAGGCCGGCCACCTGCGCGACCGCTTCATGGGCGAGGCGGTGCGGCGGATCCTCGCCGAGCGCCCGGGAGCCAAGGTGGCGGTGTGGGCCCACAACGGCCACCTGGCCGCCGCCAACCGCACCCGCAAGGAGGTCTCGCTGGGCGCCGAACTCCGCGCCGCCCTGGGCGAGGCCTACTACGCACTGGCCCTGGTCACCAACGAGGGCGGGTTCCAGGCGGTCGACCTGAAGACGTCCAGGCTCGCCGAGTTCGTCATGGACCCCGCCGAACCGGGCACGGTCGAATGGCACCTGGCCCAGGCCGGTGGTGACTGCGCTCTCGACCTCCGCGCCGCCCGGGATGCCCCCAGGATGTCCCGGTGGCTGGCAGGGAAGAACCGCATGCGCGCCTACGGATCGATGATCGGGCTCTGGTCGGCGCTGAGGAAGGAGAGCGCCGTGGTGCACCTGTCCACCGATTTCGACGGCCTCGCCTACCTCTCCCGCACCACCCGTGCCCGGACGCGGGAGGTCGAGGGGCAGGAGGCGTCCTGA
- a CDS encoding cytochrome P450, producing MANPAPEHPDVPIAPGRRPLVGHLPALLRDPMSFLQGVRGAGDLVRIHAGPTQLYVVNSPELLHQLLVSDAKSYYKGKIFDRAKVAFGEGLLTSEGDFHLRQRRMVQPAFRTSSFDRWVDVMVGAAQSRVDAWRAGEPVDFLRDMNELTLSVTIDTLMRSELTPEAREQVLRSTPIVIHGLITQLMYPSWLPAWVPLPGNRRFHRGSRELRGVFEHLLRSYRADNADGDDLFSLMCNANDEETNYRMTDEQVQNEAISFLLASTETTATALAWICYRLAQDPQMQQRVRDEVRSVVGDGELRWEHVKKLTYTDQVISEGLRLYSPTWMVMRRAVADTRLGPYAVPRDTELVFSPTTLHRDPALYEDPLAFKPERWDNVRPSSLKEAYMPFGFGRRKCIGDGFARLEMLAALVTFTRQLHLELPEGVQVTETKFVANLQPKGLKLRTRALARV from the coding sequence ATGGCGAATCCCGCACCGGAGCACCCGGACGTACCGATCGCACCGGGGCGCAGGCCCCTGGTCGGCCACCTGCCCGCGCTGCTGCGGGACCCGATGTCGTTCCTCCAGGGAGTCCGGGGCGCGGGTGACCTGGTGAGGATCCACGCGGGACCGACGCAGCTCTACGTCGTGAACTCGCCGGAGCTCCTGCACCAGCTGCTCGTCTCCGACGCCAAGAGCTACTACAAGGGCAAGATCTTCGACCGGGCGAAGGTCGCCTTCGGGGAGGGACTGCTGACCTCGGAGGGGGACTTCCACCTGCGGCAGCGGCGGATGGTGCAGCCCGCGTTCCGGACCAGCTCCTTTGACCGGTGGGTCGACGTCATGGTGGGCGCGGCGCAGAGCCGCGTGGACGCCTGGCGTGCGGGGGAGCCGGTGGACTTCCTGCGCGACATGAACGAGCTGACCCTGTCGGTCACCATCGACACGCTGATGCGCTCCGAGCTGACCCCGGAGGCCCGCGAGCAGGTGCTGCGGTCGACCCCGATCGTCATCCACGGCCTCATCACCCAGCTCATGTACCCGAGCTGGCTCCCGGCCTGGGTCCCGTTGCCGGGCAACCGGAGGTTCCACCGCGGCTCGCGGGAGCTGCGCGGGGTCTTCGAGCACCTGCTGCGCTCCTACCGCGCCGACAACGCCGATGGCGATGACCTCTTCTCGTTGATGTGCAACGCCAATGACGAGGAGACCAACTACCGGATGACCGACGAGCAGGTGCAGAACGAGGCCATCTCCTTCCTGCTCGCCTCCACCGAGACCACGGCCACCGCGCTGGCCTGGATCTGCTACCGGCTGGCCCAGGACCCCCAGATGCAGCAACGGGTCCGCGACGAGGTCCGGTCCGTGGTCGGTGACGGCGAGCTGCGCTGGGAGCACGTGAAGAAGCTGACCTACACCGACCAGGTCATCTCCGAAGGCCTGCGGCTGTACTCGCCGACCTGGATGGTGATGCGCCGTGCCGTGGCCGACACCCGCCTCGGTCCGTACGCGGTGCCGCGCGACACCGAGCTGGTCTTCTCACCGACCACGCTGCACCGCGACCCCGCACTGTACGAGGACCCGTTGGCGTTCAAGCCGGAGCGGTGGGACAACGTGCGGCCGAGCTCGTTGAAGGAGGCGTACATGCCGTTCGGGTTCGGACGGCGCAAGTGCATCGGGGACGGCTTCGCCCGGCTGGAGATGCTCGCCGCGCTGGTGACCTTCACCCGGCAGCTGCACCTGGAGCTGCCCGAGGGAGTGCAGGTCACCGAGACCAAGTTCGTGGCCAACCTCCAGCCGAAGGGTCTGAAGCTGCGCACGCGCGCGCTGGCCAGGGTGTGA
- a CDS encoding AfsR/SARP family transcriptional regulator, producing MRFELLGPVRALTGDGRELGVGGPKPRALLAALLLARGRMVPADRLARVIWDDSPPDTAAGVVQSYVSRLRRALADGAQPPVLATRPPGYLLDPGAATLDLVEFEQLTELARQHTAAGAVAAAAEALAQALALWQGPALSGLPGLFCQTEAARLEDLRWSAVEDRAEALLALGRSAEVAGELGPLVAEQPLRQRLRGQLMLALFRAGRQAGALEVYRQGRRVMVDELGLEPGQELQRLQEAIVRCDEALHSAPAAVTAAVPEPAPPVEDWARPGQLPPDIADFIGRAEHIAVLRAALTAPDRRATPICLISGMSGVGKSTLAVRVAHEVRTGFPDGQLHVDLGAVERAHLPVAEVLARFLRATGLPTTELPDSAEERLGLFRTRLATRRVLLVLDNVADLAQLNLLTPGAPGCGVLVTSRRRLLGVPGAVPVELDALCPDEALELLGAVAGQARVVAEPEAARRVVDLGGGLPLAVRTAGTKLVFRPQWTLGQLVERLDDERRRLDELAVGDLKVRPSIALAVRGLPEPARRAFRRLSLLDLPTFPAWVLGAALDLPPGEAEALLDELLDGYLVDFAGVDRAGQARYRIHDLVRLLGRELGEADETAADRAALLVRVISGWLTLVRAASAEVLSGALPLLPVVEPGWHPPEEAVRAVLGAPGEWLETEQLGLTITIEQATEHGLGVHACALATALLSFLTARQQFAEWLRARHVALEAVRRAEDRRAEAALLVGLGHFSYERERFTEACEHFEQAIHRFEADGERRGVAIARSGLATVRGEQGHFADALALLALARPALAEAGDTDGLAYLDNRTARMHLELGEFELALEVGQRVLSAYRAMDHLRGQGWALRNLGLVHRAVGDWRRAAELSEQSLAVFTGTGDRLAAAYAQQALGKALLRQGQTERARLSLDEALATVTELRDEFGQALLLRTLAELCLASGALSAADAYVREAERRWRALDMPLWRARTLLTWAELDRRAGFTAAAESRQAEALRVFTDLGSREAAELSPRALGIPA from the coding sequence GTGCGTTTCGAGTTGCTGGGCCCGGTCCGGGCCCTGACCGGTGATGGCCGGGAACTGGGGGTCGGCGGCCCCAAGCCCAGGGCGTTGCTGGCGGCCTTGCTGCTCGCCAGGGGCCGGATGGTGCCCGCCGACCGGCTGGCGCGGGTGATCTGGGACGACAGCCCGCCGGACACCGCGGCCGGGGTGGTGCAGTCCTACGTCTCCCGGCTGCGCCGCGCGCTCGCCGACGGTGCCCAGCCGCCGGTGCTGGCCACCCGGCCGCCCGGCTACCTGCTGGACCCCGGTGCGGCCACCCTCGACCTGGTCGAGTTCGAGCAGCTCACCGAGCTGGCCCGGCAGCACACCGCGGCCGGTGCGGTCGCGGCCGCCGCCGAGGCGCTCGCCCAGGCCCTGGCGCTGTGGCAGGGCCCGGCGCTGTCCGGGCTGCCCGGCCTGTTCTGCCAGACCGAGGCCGCGCGGCTGGAGGACCTGCGCTGGAGCGCGGTGGAGGACCGGGCCGAGGCGCTGCTCGCCCTGGGCCGCAGTGCCGAGGTCGCCGGGGAGCTGGGGCCGCTGGTGGCTGAACAGCCGCTGCGCCAGCGGCTGCGCGGCCAGCTCATGCTCGCGCTGTTCCGCGCCGGACGGCAGGCGGGCGCGCTGGAGGTCTACCGGCAGGGCAGGCGCGTCATGGTCGACGAGCTGGGCCTGGAACCCGGCCAGGAGCTGCAACGCTTGCAGGAGGCCATCGTCCGCTGCGACGAGGCCCTGCACAGCGCACCCGCCGCGGTGACCGCCGCGGTGCCGGAGCCCGCGCCGCCCGTCGAGGACTGGGCCCGCCCCGGCCAGCTGCCACCGGACATCGCCGACTTCATCGGCCGCGCCGAGCACATCGCCGTGCTGCGCGCCGCGCTCACCGCCCCGGACCGCCGGGCCACGCCGATCTGCCTGATCAGCGGCATGTCCGGGGTCGGCAAGTCCACGCTGGCGGTGCGGGTGGCGCACGAGGTGCGCACCGGGTTCCCGGACGGCCAGCTGCACGTCGACCTGGGCGCGGTGGAACGCGCGCACCTGCCGGTGGCCGAGGTGCTGGCCCGGTTCCTGCGCGCGACCGGCCTGCCCACCACCGAGCTGCCCGACTCGGCCGAGGAGCGGCTGGGTCTGTTCCGCACCCGCCTGGCCACGCGCCGGGTGCTGCTCGTGCTGGACAACGTCGCCGACCTCGCCCAGCTCAACCTGCTCACCCCCGGCGCCCCCGGCTGCGGCGTCCTGGTCACCAGCAGGCGGCGGCTGCTCGGCGTGCCCGGCGCGGTCCCGGTCGAGCTGGACGCGCTGTGCCCGGACGAGGCGCTCGAACTGCTGGGCGCGGTGGCCGGGCAGGCCCGGGTGGTGGCCGAGCCCGAGGCCGCGCGGCGGGTGGTCGACCTGGGCGGCGGCCTGCCGCTGGCCGTGCGCACCGCGGGCACCAAGCTCGTCTTCCGTCCACAGTGGACGCTAGGTCAGCTGGTGGAAAGACTGGACGACGAGCGCAGGCGGCTGGACGAGCTGGCCGTCGGCGACCTCAAGGTGCGGCCGAGTATCGCGCTGGCCGTGCGCGGCCTGCCCGAACCGGCCCGCCGCGCCTTCCGCAGGCTCAGCCTGCTGGACCTGCCGACCTTCCCCGCCTGGGTGCTCGGCGCGGCCCTGGACCTGCCGCCCGGCGAGGCGGAGGCCCTGCTGGACGAGCTGCTCGACGGCTACCTGGTCGACTTCGCGGGCGTGGACCGGGCGGGGCAGGCGCGGTACCGCATCCACGACCTGGTGCGCCTGCTGGGCCGGGAGCTGGGTGAGGCCGACGAGACCGCGGCCGACCGCGCGGCACTGCTGGTCCGGGTGATCTCCGGCTGGCTGACACTGGTGCGCGCCGCCTCCGCCGAAGTGCTCTCCGGGGCGCTGCCGCTGCTGCCGGTGGTGGAACCGGGCTGGCACCCGCCGGAGGAGGCCGTGCGCGCGGTGCTGGGCGCGCCCGGCGAGTGGCTGGAGACCGAGCAGCTGGGCCTGACCATCACCATCGAGCAGGCCACTGAGCACGGACTCGGCGTGCACGCCTGCGCGCTGGCCACGGCCCTGCTGTCCTTCCTCACTGCCCGCCAGCAGTTCGCCGAGTGGCTGCGGGCACGGCACGTGGCGCTGGAGGCGGTGCGCCGGGCCGAGGACCGCCGCGCGGAGGCCGCCCTGCTGGTCGGGCTCGGCCACTTCTCCTACGAACGCGAGCGCTTCACCGAGGCGTGCGAGCACTTCGAGCAGGCCATCCACCGCTTCGAGGCCGACGGCGAACGCCGGGGCGTGGCCATCGCCCGCTCAGGCCTGGCCACCGTGCGCGGCGAGCAGGGCCACTTCGCCGACGCGCTGGCCCTGTTGGCTCTGGCCCGCCCGGCCTTGGCCGAGGCGGGCGACACCGACGGCCTGGCCTACCTCGACAACCGCACCGCGCGCATGCACCTGGAACTGGGCGAGTTCGAGCTGGCCCTGGAGGTCGGCCAGCGCGTGCTCAGCGCGTACCGGGCGATGGACCACCTGCGGGGCCAGGGCTGGGCGCTGCGCAACCTCGGCCTGGTGCACCGCGCGGTGGGGGACTGGCGCCGGGCGGCCGAGCTGTCCGAGCAGTCCCTGGCGGTGTTCACCGGTACCGGCGACCGCCTGGCCGCCGCCTACGCCCAACAGGCCCTGGGCAAGGCCCTGCTCCGCCAGGGCCAGACCGAACGTGCCCGCCTGTCCCTGGACGAGGCCCTGGCCACGGTCACCGAACTGCGCGACGAGTTCGGCCAGGCCCTCCTGCTGCGCACCCTGGCCGAACTGTGCCTGGCCTCGGGCGCCCTGTCCGCGGCCGACGCCTATGTCCGCGAGGCCGAACGCCGCTGGCGTGCGCTGGACATGCCGCTGTGGCGGGCCAGGACGCTGCTCACCTGGGCGGAGCTGGACCGCCGCGCGGGTTTCACGGCGGCGGCCGAGTCCCGCCAGGCCGAGGCGCTGCGGGTGTTCACCGACCTGGGCAGCCGGGAGGCGGCCGAGCTCAGCCCACGGGCCCTGGGCATCCCGGCCTGA
- a CDS encoding cadmium resistance transporter, producing MDLGLIGQAAGLFAVTNIDDILILALFFAQGAGQRHATRTIATGQYLGFALILVVAVAAAFGASFLPQATIPYLGLLPLALGVKAAVQAWRHRGDDEEEGTGKAGGPKAMEVAAVTFANGGDNIGVYVPVFATAGVGGMTGYVVVFLVLLALWIAAGRYFATRPAIARTLSRWGHVLLPVVLIGIGALILVEGGAFGL from the coding sequence ATGGACCTGGGACTCATCGGCCAGGCCGCGGGCCTGTTCGCCGTCACCAACATCGACGACATCCTCATCCTGGCCTTGTTCTTCGCCCAGGGCGCCGGGCAACGCCACGCGACCCGCACGATCGCGACCGGGCAGTACCTCGGATTCGCGCTCATCCTGGTCGTCGCCGTGGCCGCGGCCTTCGGCGCCAGCTTCCTGCCGCAGGCCACGATCCCGTACCTGGGCCTGCTGCCCCTGGCCCTGGGGGTCAAGGCGGCGGTCCAGGCTTGGCGTCATCGCGGCGACGACGAGGAGGAGGGCACGGGCAAGGCGGGTGGCCCGAAGGCGATGGAGGTCGCCGCGGTCACCTTCGCCAACGGTGGGGACAACATCGGCGTGTACGTGCCCGTGTTCGCCACCGCCGGGGTGGGCGGCATGACCGGCTACGTGGTCGTCTTCCTCGTGCTGCTGGCGTTGTGGATCGCGGCCGGGCGGTACTTCGCCACCCGGCCCGCCATCGCGCGGACGCTGTCGCGGTGGGGGCACGTCCTGCTGCCCGTCGTGCTGATCGGCATCGGTGCCCTGATCCTCGTCGAAGGCGGTGCCTTCGGGTTGTAG
- a CDS encoding IclR family transcriptional regulator, protein MTIEQLRAAAPTGTGRDPSASKVLTVLQAFTAHHGSVSLGDLASHTALPKTTVHRMVGYLRGAGLVDLVEGRFRLTARVTELSSAVPAAVSHSVRESLLPSLTDLYEATREAVHLSVRSGRSVRVVERVHGRRSAAVADLFRHPQPAHCTAAGKALLAAIPELADVCLADAVAGRLAKPSPLTITTADRLRAELARIRREGVAVDSGEWRPGITGIAAPVWGAGRVLVGVLSVVGPAERLNPLAIAWRVRRTAELASRAEFHQR, encoded by the coding sequence ATGACGATTGAGCAGCTTCGCGCCGCGGCCCCCACGGGCACCGGCCGGGACCCCTCCGCCAGCAAGGTGCTCACCGTCCTGCAGGCGTTCACCGCCCACCACGGCTCGGTCTCCCTCGGCGACCTGGCCAGCCACACCGCACTGCCCAAGACGACCGTGCACCGCATGGTCGGCTACCTCCGCGGTGCTGGCCTGGTCGACCTCGTCGAGGGCCGGTTCCGGCTCACCGCCCGGGTGACCGAGCTGTCCTCGGCCGTGCCCGCCGCCGTCTCCCACAGCGTGCGGGAGTCGTTGCTGCCCTCCTTGACCGACCTGTACGAGGCCACCCGGGAAGCCGTGCACCTGTCGGTGCGGTCCGGGCGCAGCGTGCGGGTTGTCGAGCGGGTGCACGGCCGCCGGTCCGCCGCCGTGGCGGACCTGTTCCGGCACCCGCAGCCCGCGCACTGCACCGCCGCGGGCAAGGCGCTGCTCGCCGCGATCCCCGAACTCGCCGACGTCTGCCTGGCCGACGCGGTGGCCGGGCGGCTGGCCAAGCCCAGCCCGTTGACCATCACCACCGCTGACCGGCTCCGCGCCGAACTGGCCCGCATCCGCCGGGAGGGCGTCGCGGTCGACTCCGGGGAGTGGCGGCCCGGCATCACCGGGATCGCGGCCCCCGTGTGGGGAGCCGGGCGTGTCCTGGTGGGCGTGCTGTCCGTGGTCGGTCCCGCCGAGCGGCTCAACCCGCTCGCGATCGCCTGGCGGGTGCGCCGCACCGCGGAGCTGGCCTCCCGGGCCGAGTTCCACCAGAGGTGA